From one Botrytis cinerea B05.10 chromosome 7, complete sequence genomic stretch:
- the Bcaim1 gene encoding Bcaim1, with translation MENPVLSGLRCLRTRTLLRNTSISRYSNLHSSATRAAQSTRSYSTPTISSPRTLAQSGAPCPSSAFARLRFYSSESSPSTIEGTVGEGADGAAADKLEAPSHLDEAEKKIWSLLYNEIAPTKLQVQDISGGCGSMYAIEVVSEKFRGLNMLKQQRLVNKILGDEIKGWHGVQLRTSVP, from the coding sequence ATGGAAAATCCCGTCCTTTCCGGCCTTCGCTGTCTGCGAACCAGAACACTTCTTCGAAACACCTCGATCTCAAGATACTCAAACCTTCATAGCTCTGCCACCCGCGCTGCACAAAGTACACGTTCATACTCTACTCCAACAATCAGTTCACCCCGCACTCTTGCACAAAGCGGAGCTCCTTGCCCCTCATCAGCTTTCGCCCGCCTTAGATTCTACAGCAGTGaatcctctccatccacaaTCGAAGGTACCGTAGGCGAAGGTGCAGATGGAGCTGCGGCAGATAAACTCGAAGCACCATCTCATCTCGACGaagcagagaagaagatttggagTTTATTATACAACGAAATTGCGCCCACAAAACTGCAGGTGCAGGATATAAgtggtggatgtggaagTATGTATGCGATTGAGGTTGTTAGTGAAAAGTTTAGGGGCTTGAATATGTTGAAACAACAGAGATTGGTCAATAAAATACTGGGGGACGAGATTAAGGGATGGCACGGTGTACAATTGAGGACTAGTGTGCCTTGA